Proteins encoded by one window of Sphingosinicella sp. BN140058:
- the xth gene encoding exodeoxyribonuclease III: MRIATFNVNGVNGRLPLLLEWLEETRPDVACLQELKAPDDKFPAAAIEKAGYGVIWHGQPRWNGVAMLARGCEPVETRRGLPDDPDPAQSRYLEAAVSGVLIGCLYLPNGNPQPGPKFDYKLAWMDRFHAHAQTLIGLDCPVVLAGDYNVIPTDADVYKPERWRDDALMQPESREAFFRLLDQGWTDSLRHLHPDETIYTFWDYWRNAWARNAGLRIDHLLLNPRAAPLLQAAGVDRETRAKEGASDHAPTWIELDL, from the coding sequence ATGAGGATCGCGACGTTCAACGTGAACGGCGTCAATGGCCGTTTGCCGCTGCTGCTCGAATGGCTGGAGGAGACGCGGCCGGATGTCGCCTGCCTGCAGGAGTTGAAAGCCCCGGACGACAAATTCCCCGCGGCCGCGATCGAGAAGGCGGGCTACGGTGTCATCTGGCACGGGCAGCCGCGCTGGAACGGTGTCGCGATGCTGGCCAGAGGCTGCGAGCCGGTGGAGACCCGGCGCGGTCTCCCCGACGATCCGGATCCCGCGCAATCACGCTATCTGGAGGCGGCGGTCTCGGGCGTGCTGATCGGATGCCTCTACCTGCCCAACGGCAATCCCCAGCCCGGTCCGAAATTCGATTACAAGCTCGCCTGGATGGACCGCTTCCATGCCCATGCGCAGACGCTGATCGGGCTCGACTGTCCCGTCGTGCTCGCCGGCGACTATAACGTCATCCCGACCGACGCCGACGTCTACAAGCCCGAGCGCTGGCGTGACGATGCGCTGATGCAGCCTGAATCGCGCGAAGCCTTTTTCCGCCTGCTCGATCAGGGATGGACGGACTCGCTGCGTCATCTGCACCCGGACGAGACGATCTATACCTTCTGGGATTATTGGCGGAACGCCTGGGCACGCAACGCCGGCCTGCGCATCGATCATCTGCTGCTCAATCCGCGCGCAGCGCCGCTGCTTCAGGCCGCCGGCGTCGATCGCGAGACACGCGCCAAGGAGGGCGCAAGCGACCACGCGCCGACCTGGATCGAGCTCGATCTCTGA
- a CDS encoding cupin domain-containing protein, producing MKIELVAGSAGTNWRRRILPIAMMMAASASSTAQTADPTSFARAGDVQAKVADMEKAMKPDQGFAWQPLVRDGDRVAALEVWRKPGRPAVHPDEAEYATVIAGAGTLVSGGTLVDAEVKRPGLTEGSRIEGGTTRALAPGDVLLIPAGTPHWFGITGDRLVLLGTKLPAARATPK from the coding sequence ATGAAGATCGAACTGGTTGCCGGCTCCGCCGGCACGAATTGGCGCCGGCGAATTCTTCCGATCGCGATGATGATGGCTGCCTCAGCCTCGTCAACGGCGCAGACCGCGGATCCGACCTCTTTCGCCCGTGCGGGCGATGTCCAGGCGAAAGTCGCGGACATGGAAAAGGCCATGAAGCCCGATCAGGGCTTTGCATGGCAGCCGCTGGTGCGCGACGGCGACAGGGTCGCAGCGCTCGAGGTCTGGAGGAAGCCCGGTAGACCCGCCGTTCACCCGGACGAGGCCGAATATGCGACCGTCATCGCAGGTGCCGGTACTCTGGTGTCGGGCGGCACGCTGGTCGACGCCGAGGTCAAGAGACCTGGGTTGACCGAGGGAAGCCGGATCGAAGGCGGCACGACGCGCGCGCTCGCGCCCGGCGATGTGCTGTTGATCCCTGCCGGAACCCCGCACTGGTTTGGAATCACCGGGGACAGGCTCGTGCTGCTCGGCACGAAGCTTCCGGCAGCGCGCGCTACTCCTAAGTAG
- a CDS encoding LysR family transcriptional regulator, with the protein MDRDQLPHLMLFAAVARSGGFRAAGRALNLSPSAVSHSVGALEHRLGVRLFNRTTRSLSLTNAGQRLLDRLEPALAEIDEGMREARELDGAPSGRVRITAPPSAALMLLAPHLGAFSQAYPEISLDIVVEDRFVDIVAERFDAGLRLGERLQPDMVAVRIGPAQRFTIVAAPQYLARYGRPATLEALSEHRCIQRRFSSGGTYAWEVVRDGADLTLTQMVAAITANDDQMVHQAALRGAGIAFLYQDRIADDLAAGRLIELFADHCAPFPGFSLYHPSRRQMRPAVRAFIDFFVAANRAQG; encoded by the coding sequence ATGGACCGCGACCAGTTGCCGCATTTGATGTTGTTCGCGGCGGTAGCCCGCAGCGGCGGCTTTCGCGCGGCCGGGCGGGCTCTCAATCTCTCGCCGTCTGCCGTAAGCCACAGCGTCGGCGCGCTCGAGCACCGGCTCGGTGTCCGGTTGTTCAACCGCACGACCCGCAGCCTTTCCCTGACCAACGCCGGACAGCGGTTGCTCGACCGGCTCGAACCGGCATTGGCCGAGATCGACGAGGGCATGCGAGAAGCGCGGGAGCTCGACGGCGCTCCGTCGGGGCGGGTGCGGATCACGGCCCCGCCCTCGGCCGCCCTGATGCTGCTCGCACCGCATCTGGGTGCCTTCTCGCAAGCCTATCCGGAGATCTCGCTCGACATCGTGGTCGAGGATCGCTTCGTCGATATCGTCGCGGAGCGCTTCGACGCCGGCCTGCGTCTGGGCGAGCGGCTGCAGCCCGACATGGTCGCGGTGCGGATCGGCCCTGCGCAGCGCTTCACCATCGTTGCCGCGCCCCAATATCTCGCGCGGTACGGACGGCCCGCGACCTTGGAGGCGTTGTCGGAGCATCGTTGCATCCAGCGGCGCTTCAGCAGCGGCGGGACCTATGCCTGGGAGGTGGTGCGTGACGGTGCGGATCTCACCCTGACCCAAATGGTGGCGGCGATCACCGCCAATGACGATCAGATGGTTCATCAGGCGGCGCTCCGTGGCGCGGGTATCGCCTTTCTCTATCAGGATCGGATCGCCGACGATCTCGCCGCCGGCCGCCTGATCGAGCTGTTTGCCGACCATTGCGCGCCGTTTCCGGGCTTTTCGCTATATCATCCCAGCCGCCGCCAGATGCGCCCGGCAGTGCGTGCGTTCATCGATTTCTTCGTTGCCGCCAACCGGGCACAGGGCTGA
- a CDS encoding aldo/keto reductase, whose translation MEQRKLGTLEVSAIGLGCMGFTAAYGGQDEAASRATLDRAVELGVTFFDTAEVYGPYENEEIVGRALRPVRDRVLIATKFGFAIGDQGVGFQRTTGLDGSPANARRVAEASLARLGVETIDLFYLHRPDPAVPIEESVGGMAELVREGKVRAIGLSEVSADQLRRAHAVHPIAALQSEYSLWFRDAEQSVLPVCRELGIGFVPYSPLGRGFLTGRIRSRGDLEQDDFRAGLPRFAEENMAANLALVDRLNELAEARGGTAAQLALAWVLAQGDDVVPIPGARKIPNLEANVAAVGLELSASELAAIGEIMTGVQGARYGEREMARLAGQR comes from the coding sequence ATGGAACAGCGTAAACTCGGCACTTTAGAGGTTTCGGCGATCGGCCTTGGCTGCATGGGCTTTACCGCGGCCTATGGCGGGCAGGACGAGGCGGCATCGCGGGCCACCCTGGATCGCGCGGTGGAGCTCGGCGTCACCTTCTTCGACACGGCCGAAGTCTATGGCCCGTACGAGAATGAGGAGATTGTCGGCCGAGCGCTGCGCCCGGTGCGGGACCGGGTGCTGATCGCGACCAAGTTCGGCTTCGCGATCGGTGACCAGGGCGTTGGCTTTCAGCGGACCACCGGCCTGGACGGCAGCCCGGCCAACGCGCGGCGTGTCGCCGAAGCGTCGCTGGCGCGGCTCGGCGTCGAGACCATCGACCTCTTCTACCTGCACCGTCCCGATCCCGCGGTTCCGATCGAGGAGTCCGTCGGCGGAATGGCCGAGCTGGTTCGGGAGGGAAAGGTGCGGGCGATCGGTCTTTCGGAGGTCAGCGCCGATCAGCTTCGCCGCGCCCACGCCGTCCACCCCATCGCCGCCCTGCAGAGCGAATATTCGCTTTGGTTCCGGGATGCGGAGCAAAGCGTTCTGCCCGTCTGCCGAGAGCTCGGCATCGGCTTCGTGCCCTACAGTCCGCTCGGCCGCGGCTTCCTCACGGGCCGCATCCGCAGCCGCGGCGATCTCGAGCAGGACGATTTCCGCGCTGGCCTGCCGCGGTTCGCCGAAGAGAACATGGCGGCGAATCTCGCCCTCGTCGATCGGCTGAACGAGCTGGCGGAGGCGCGGGGGGGCACCGCCGCGCAGCTCGCTCTCGCATGGGTGCTGGCCCAGGGCGACGACGTCGTTCCGATTCCCGGCGCGCGCAAGATCCCCAATCTGGAGGCCAATGTCGCCGCTGTCGGGCTCGAGCTCTCCGCCTCGGAGCTTGCGGCGATCGGTGAAATCATGACGGGGGTTCAGGGCGCCCGTTATGGTGAGCGGGAGATGGCGCGGCTGGCCGGTCAGCGCTGA
- a CDS encoding MarR family winged helix-turn-helix transcriptional regulator, which translates to MTMPTDDQLARLGAAFDAFTRRYKLADALGAEKPLNELDKQALLYVAQHPGCGPTDIARFLDIPKTTVTSATDRLAKRGLLERSRMEGDRRAVALQLTGQGRARAEDLLSAHRQINRRLLEPLTAPERDQFIALITKIVSHEY; encoded by the coding sequence ATGACCATGCCGACCGATGACCAGCTTGCCAGGCTCGGCGCCGCCTTCGACGCGTTCACGCGCCGCTACAAATTGGCGGATGCGCTGGGCGCGGAAAAGCCGCTCAACGAGCTCGACAAGCAGGCGTTGCTCTACGTTGCCCAGCATCCGGGTTGCGGGCCGACCGACATTGCGCGTTTCCTCGATATTCCGAAGACCACCGTGACCTCCGCCACCGATCGCCTGGCCAAGCGCGGCCTGCTCGAGCGGAGCCGAATGGAAGGCGATCGGCGCGCCGTTGCGCTGCAACTGACCGGCCAAGGCCGGGCGCGGGCCGAAGACTTGCTGTCTGCGCACCGCCAGATCAATCGCCGGCTGCTCGAGCCGCTCACCGCACCAGAGCGCGACCAGTTCATCGCCCTGATCACCAAGATTGTTTCACACGAGTATTGA
- a CDS encoding MFS transporter, whose translation MAGTVAGPASSTALERDASLINAREHQVRPGDIAVGVIIGRTTEFFDFFVYAIASVLVFPSLIFPYVDAVTGTLYSFAMFSLAFIARPFGALLFVWIDRRHGRGVKLTIAMFLLGGSTAAMAFLPSYDQIGVAAAWILALFRIGQGFAQGGTWDGLPALLSLNAPPARRGWFAMIPQLGAPLGLIVAAAVFAFLLTSLSTADFLDWGWRYPFFVAFVINVVALFARLRLISTPEFQELYESRELQPSSIPDLFREEWRTVILGAFAPLASFALFHLVTVFPLSWVVLTGKDSPVHFLIIEIVGAVVCLVAVLLSGIIADRIGRRVLLGVSAAAIGAYSGFAPQLLGQGRTGEWVYMILGFILLGLAFGQSSGAVNSSFPLKHRYTGAGTTATASWFIGAAFAPLAALLLAHHFGLLSVGAYLLSGAICTLAALGINREWARKAE comes from the coding sequence ATGGCAGGCACCGTCGCAGGACCGGCGAGTTCGACGGCATTGGAGCGCGATGCGAGCCTCATCAATGCCCGCGAACACCAGGTACGACCGGGTGACATCGCAGTCGGCGTCATCATCGGTCGTACGACCGAGTTCTTCGACTTCTTCGTCTACGCGATCGCGTCCGTCCTCGTCTTCCCGTCGCTGATCTTCCCCTATGTCGATGCCGTCACCGGCACGCTCTACTCGTTCGCCATGTTCTCGCTTGCGTTCATCGCGCGTCCCTTCGGCGCCTTGCTGTTCGTGTGGATCGATCGCCGCCACGGTCGAGGCGTCAAGCTGACCATCGCCATGTTCCTGCTCGGTGGATCGACCGCCGCCATGGCCTTCCTGCCGAGTTACGACCAGATCGGCGTCGCCGCGGCCTGGATCCTTGCATTGTTCCGGATCGGCCAGGGCTTCGCCCAGGGCGGGACCTGGGACGGACTCCCCGCTTTGCTTTCGCTCAATGCGCCACCGGCGCGCCGCGGCTGGTTCGCGATGATCCCGCAGCTCGGCGCACCACTCGGCCTGATCGTCGCCGCGGCGGTGTTCGCCTTTCTCCTGACCAGCTTGAGCACTGCCGACTTTCTCGACTGGGGCTGGCGCTATCCGTTCTTCGTCGCGTTCGTGATCAACGTCGTTGCCCTCTTCGCGCGGCTTCGCCTGATCTCCACCCCCGAATTCCAGGAATTGTACGAAAGCCGCGAGTTGCAGCCGTCATCGATCCCCGATCTGTTTCGCGAAGAATGGCGCACCGTCATCCTCGGCGCCTTCGCGCCGCTGGCGAGCTTCGCCCTGTTCCATCTCGTCACCGTGTTCCCGCTCTCGTGGGTGGTGCTGACCGGCAAGGACAGCCCAGTCCACTTCCTCATCATCGAGATCGTCGGTGCGGTGGTCTGCCTAGTCGCCGTTCTGCTCTCCGGGATCATCGCCGATCGGATCGGGCGGCGGGTCCTGCTCGGCGTCTCGGCCGCGGCGATCGGCGCCTATAGCGGATTCGCCCCGCAACTGCTTGGCCAGGGACGGACGGGAGAGTGGGTCTACATGATCCTCGGCTTCATCCTGCTCGGGCTGGCGTTCGGCCAGTCCTCTGGCGCGGTGAACAGCAGCTTTCCCCTCAAGCATCGCTATACCGGCGCCGGCACCACCGCGACGGCGTCGTGGTTCATCGGCGCCGCCTTCGCCCCGCTCGCGGCATTGCTGCTCGCCCACCATTTCGGGTTGCTGTCGGTCGGCGCCTATCTGCTCTCCGGGGCGATCTGCACCCTCGCCGCGCTCGGCATCAACCGCGAATGGGCACGCAAAGCGGAGTGA
- a CDS encoding AraC family transcriptional regulator — protein sequence MDTTMIGGSSRSASATPPFYLMESHGEGMRLPLRSGTVVLSRLNGGRSRMRSSAPSVKYVLEGEEFYEIEGRTRRLRAGEFMLVEAGVEFEARTTGPDRTTGLCVYLGTEDHASIAGDPTLGLGRALAGSRIDPLAVTLGNYARLLADRPSAGPGLARRIVQEATIGAEDYLAAFANRLERLACLKASTRIETLQRVERARCFLHDHAGRPVTLGEVSAHAALSRFHLTRSFSEVFGLPPLAYHRRLRLEAAAGLLKNQAATATEIAGQLGYASLSAFTRAFRGTFGVPPSKAREIG from the coding sequence ATGGACACGACAATGATCGGCGGCTCGTCTCGATCCGCTTCGGCAACGCCGCCTTTCTATCTCATGGAAAGCCATGGCGAGGGAATGCGCCTGCCGCTGCGCAGCGGCACGGTGGTGCTGTCGCGGCTGAACGGGGGCCGCAGCCGCATGCGGTCGTCCGCGCCGTCGGTCAAATATGTGCTCGAAGGCGAGGAATTCTACGAAATCGAAGGCCGCACCCGGCGGCTTCGCGCCGGCGAGTTCATGCTGGTCGAGGCTGGTGTGGAGTTCGAAGCGCGGACCACGGGCCCGGACCGCACGACGGGCCTCTGCGTCTATCTCGGCACCGAGGATCATGCATCGATCGCCGGGGATCCGACGCTCGGCCTCGGGCGCGCGCTCGCCGGAAGCCGGATCGATCCGCTTGCGGTGACACTCGGCAACTATGCCCGCCTGCTCGCCGATCGCCCCTCGGCCGGGCCGGGCCTCGCCCGCCGCATCGTCCAGGAAGCGACGATCGGCGCCGAGGACTATCTCGCCGCCTTCGCCAACCGGCTGGAGCGCCTCGCCTGTCTCAAGGCATCGACCCGCATCGAAACGTTGCAGAGAGTCGAGCGGGCACGCTGCTTCCTGCACGATCATGCCGGCCGTCCGGTGACTCTGGGAGAAGTCTCGGCACATGCTGCATTGTCGCGCTTTCACCTGACGCGCAGCTTCTCGGAGGTGTTCGGGCTGCCGCCGCTTGCTTATCATCGCCGGCTTCGCCTGGAAGCGGCGGCAGGGCTGCTGAAGAACCAGGCCGCGACGGCGACGGAGATCGCCGGACAGCTGGGCTATGCCAGCCTCAGCGCATTCACCCGCGCGTTCCGCGGCACCTTCGGAGTCCCGCCAAGCAAGGCGCGGGAGATCGGCTGA
- a CDS encoding xanthine dehydrogenase family protein molybdopterin-binding subunit, giving the protein MSRIQNAVIASVKTALGWVPAQWLPGGTPDPLLARRAAIGRQDSRLDGPAKVRGEARFAAEVVMEGLCYAALVHAVVTRGRISRLDTTTAEAAPGVLLVLTHRNMPRISTLALIGVTDLSAVGNSSLPILQDPEVRYNGQIVAAVVAETQAQADHAASLIEIDYAAEPARTHFDRAKAEARTPPSILIEKNHVSVGDAEGELRRAAFKVDNLYCTPAQNHNAIELHGLTVAWEGESVVVHDATQMIAPSARALAKLFGLKKDRVRVLSPYVGGGFGGKGMWDHQVVAVAAARLVGRPLRLMLTREGVYRSVGGRSRSEQRVAIGADSDGRFTALLHTGYSIMPPYGACPEQYSLCTRALYRSNSFEILQRHLDLDIVPNTYMRAPGEAIGTFSLESAVDELAHAMGIDPIELRRRNEPERHPIHHAPFSQRAMTEAFAMGAERFGWARRSPDPGRQQDGEWRIGMGCAAGSFPYARMPGANVRLTLREDGSATIASSAQEMGMGTATVQVQHAADRLGLPVEAISFEMGDSALPAAPMAGGSSQTVSLAAAITAASDKLIAEMLRLAGNDSPLAGLRAGEVHLADAGIVCSDDPARHESFRSILARAARDEVVVTAAGSAPLEMLKFAMHSSSAIFCEVRVSAVTGEVRVDRLLGSFDCGTILNPKTAASQFRGGMIMGLGLALTEETLFDPRSGRVMNPTLADYHIPVHLDIPDIDVIWTGIPDPRSPLGARGIGEIGITGVAAAVANAVFNATGKRIRDLPITLDKLL; this is encoded by the coding sequence ATGAGCAGGATCCAGAATGCCGTCATCGCGTCGGTGAAGACCGCGCTCGGCTGGGTACCGGCGCAATGGTTGCCGGGCGGCACGCCCGATCCGCTGCTCGCGCGGCGGGCGGCGATCGGCCGGCAGGATTCACGGCTGGACGGTCCGGCCAAGGTGCGCGGCGAGGCGCGCTTCGCGGCCGAAGTGGTGATGGAGGGGCTGTGTTATGCCGCCCTCGTCCATGCCGTTGTCACGCGCGGACGGATCAGCCGTCTCGACACCACGACCGCCGAGGCCGCGCCCGGCGTGCTGCTGGTGCTGACCCATCGCAACATGCCGCGGATCAGCACGCTGGCGCTGATCGGCGTTACCGATCTCTCGGCCGTCGGCAACAGCAGCCTGCCGATCCTCCAGGATCCGGAAGTGCGCTATAACGGCCAGATCGTTGCCGCCGTGGTCGCCGAGACGCAGGCGCAGGCCGATCATGCCGCATCCTTGATCGAGATCGACTACGCGGCCGAGCCCGCCCGGACCCACTTCGACCGCGCCAAGGCCGAGGCACGCACGCCGCCATCGATCCTGATCGAGAAGAACCACGTCTCGGTCGGGGACGCCGAGGGTGAACTGAGGCGGGCCGCATTCAAGGTCGACAATCTCTATTGCACGCCCGCGCAGAACCACAATGCGATCGAGCTCCACGGCCTCACCGTTGCATGGGAGGGGGAATCGGTGGTTGTCCATGACGCCACCCAGATGATCGCACCGAGCGCCCGGGCGCTGGCCAAGCTGTTCGGACTGAAAAAGGATCGGGTACGCGTGCTGTCGCCTTATGTCGGCGGCGGCTTCGGCGGCAAGGGGATGTGGGATCACCAGGTGGTGGCGGTCGCCGCGGCCCGGCTGGTCGGACGCCCGTTGCGTCTGATGCTGACCAGGGAAGGCGTCTACCGCAGCGTCGGCGGCCGCAGCCGGTCGGAGCAGCGTGTGGCGATCGGCGCGGACTCGGACGGACGGTTCACCGCCTTGCTCCACACCGGCTATTCGATCATGCCGCCCTACGGCGCCTGCCCGGAACAATACAGCCTGTGTACGCGCGCCTTGTACCGTTCGAACTCTTTCGAGATCCTGCAGCGCCACCTCGATCTCGACATCGTTCCGAACACCTATATGCGCGCGCCTGGCGAAGCGATCGGAACCTTCTCACTGGAGAGCGCCGTCGACGAGCTCGCCCACGCGATGGGCATCGACCCGATCGAACTGCGCCGCCGCAACGAGCCCGAGCGGCACCCGATCCACCATGCGCCCTTCTCGCAACGCGCGATGACGGAGGCTTTCGCCATGGGTGCGGAGCGCTTCGGCTGGGCCCGGCGTTCGCCCGACCCGGGGCGGCAGCAGGACGGCGAATGGCGGATCGGGATGGGCTGCGCCGCAGGCAGCTTTCCTTACGCGCGCATGCCCGGAGCCAACGTGCGCCTGACGCTGCGGGAAGACGGGTCGGCGACGATCGCCAGCTCGGCCCAGGAAATGGGGATGGGCACGGCGACGGTCCAGGTTCAGCATGCCGCCGACCGCTTGGGGCTGCCGGTCGAGGCGATCAGTTTCGAGATGGGGGATTCCGCGTTGCCCGCGGCACCGATGGCCGGCGGCTCGTCGCAGACCGTTTCGCTGGCCGCGGCAATCACCGCCGCGTCGGACAAGCTCATCGCGGAAATGCTGCGTCTCGCCGGTAACGACAGCCCCCTGGCCGGGCTCCGCGCGGGCGAGGTTCACCTTGCCGACGCAGGGATCGTCTGCAGCGACGATCCCGCGCGTCACGAGAGCTTTCGGTCGATCCTTGCCCGGGCCGCGCGCGACGAAGTGGTCGTCACCGCCGCCGGCAGCGCGCCGCTGGAGATGCTCAAATTCGCGATGCACAGTTCATCGGCGATCTTCTGCGAAGTGCGGGTCAGTGCGGTGACCGGTGAAGTGCGCGTCGATCGCCTGCTCGGATCGTTCGATTGCGGCACGATCCTCAACCCGAAAACGGCGGCCAGCCAGTTTCGTGGCGGGATGATCATGGGGCTCGGCCTTGCCCTCACGGAGGAGACCCTGTTCGATCCGCGCAGCGGGCGGGTGATGAACCCGACCCTCGCCGATTACCACATCCCCGTGCACCTCGACATTCCCGACATCGACGTGATCTGGACCGGCATTCCCGATCCGCGATCTCCGCTCGGTGCGCGCGGCATCGGCGAGATCGGAATCACCGGGGTCGCTGCGGCCGTAGCCAATGCGGTCTTCAACGCCACCGGCAAACGCATACGCGATCTTCCGATCACGCTCGACAAATTGCTCTGA
- a CDS encoding (2Fe-2S)-binding protein, which yields MAIRINGRDVDAPADARISLLDLLREQLHLTGTKVGCNQGACGACTVLIDGERVLSCLTLAAQADGREVTTIEGLGSGEDPHPLQAAFIAHDGFQCGYCTPGQICAAAAMLREIELGVPSYVTVDLARPAPLSREEIRERMSGNLCRCGAHNGIIDAILEVAQGTCA from the coding sequence ATGGCGATCAGGATCAACGGCCGAGACGTAGACGCGCCGGCCGATGCGCGTATCTCGCTGCTCGACCTTCTGCGCGAGCAACTCCACCTCACCGGCACGAAGGTCGGCTGCAACCAGGGTGCGTGCGGTGCCTGCACGGTGCTGATCGACGGCGAGCGCGTGCTCTCCTGCCTCACCCTTGCCGCCCAGGCGGACGGACGCGAGGTGACGACGATCGAAGGGCTGGGCAGTGGCGAGGATCCGCACCCGCTGCAGGCGGCCTTCATCGCCCATGACGGTTTTCAATGCGGCTATTGCACACCCGGGCAGATCTGTGCGGCGGCGGCGATGCTTCGCGAAATCGAACTCGGCGTGCCGAGCTACGTCACAGTCGATCTCGCGCGCCCGGCACCGCTCTCCCGCGAGGAGATACGCGAGCGGATGAGCGGCAACCTGTGCCGATGCGGCGCCCATAACGGGATTATCGATGCGATCCTCGAAGTTGCGCAAGGTACATGCGCATGA
- a CDS encoding xanthine dehydrogenase family protein subunit M produces MNPTTYRRATSLEQALAFAGEGDRLLGGGTNLVDLMRKGVERPAALVDVTGLSDTIEATADGGLLIGAATRNAAVAAHPLVRTRFSMLARATLAGASAQIRNMATVGGNVMQRTRCLYFQDEAGSRCNKRVPGSGCDAQGGFDRYHAILGTSSACIASHPSDMCVALAALDARLHLAGPAGARTLPIVDFHRLPRDRPDLEHALAPGDMIVAIEVPPAGSGARSDYRKVRDRASYAFALVSVAAELTVRDGRVDEVRIALGGIAPKPWRALRAEQALRGGAATAEAFAAAADAELAEATPPPGAAFKVELARRTMAALLVQLSGSAA; encoded by the coding sequence ATGAACCCGACCACCTATCGCCGTGCGACCTCCCTCGAGCAGGCGCTGGCGTTCGCAGGCGAGGGCGATCGTCTGCTTGGCGGCGGCACCAATCTCGTGGACCTGATGCGCAAGGGTGTCGAGCGCCCCGCAGCGCTGGTCGACGTGACCGGCTTGTCCGACACGATCGAGGCCACCGCCGATGGCGGGCTCCTGATCGGCGCGGCGACCCGCAACGCTGCGGTTGCCGCGCATCCGCTGGTCCGCACCCGCTTTTCGATGCTCGCCCGCGCGACGCTGGCCGGCGCGTCGGCGCAGATCCGCAACATGGCGACGGTCGGTGGCAACGTGATGCAGCGCACCCGTTGCCTCTATTTTCAGGACGAGGCCGGCTCCCGTTGCAACAAGCGTGTTCCGGGCAGCGGCTGCGATGCGCAGGGCGGCTTCGATCGCTATCATGCGATCCTCGGCACCTCTTCGGCGTGCATCGCCAGCCATCCGTCCGACATGTGCGTCGCGCTTGCGGCCCTGGATGCACGGTTGCACCTCGCCGGTCCCGCAGGCGCGAGAACGCTCCCGATCGTCGATTTCCACCGGCTGCCCCGCGATCGGCCCGATCTCGAACATGCGCTCGCACCAGGCGATATGATCGTCGCGATTGAAGTACCGCCGGCGGGGAGCGGGGCCCGGTCCGACTATCGCAAGGTGCGCGATCGGGCGAGCTACGCCTTCGCCCTTGTTTCGGTGGCGGCGGAGCTCACCGTGCGGGATGGAAGGGTAGACGAGGTCCGTATCGCGCTGGGCGGGATCGCGCCGAAGCCCTGGCGCGCCCTGCGTGCCGAGCAGGCGCTGCGCGGCGGTGCCGCCACGGCCGAAGCCTTCGCTGCGGCGGCGGATGCGGAACTCGCCGAGGCAACGCCGCCGCCGGGAGCTGCGTTCAAGGTCGAACTCGCCCGGCGCACGATGGCGGCATTGCTTGTCCAGTTGAGCGGGAGCGCGGCATGA